One part of the Salmo salar chromosome ssa28, Ssal_v3.1, whole genome shotgun sequence genome encodes these proteins:
- the LOC106589515 gene encoding zinc finger protein 14, whose product MRGHISVKNVPPLPLPALRLMVPPLRLVSAAIWQTIQQRRVMDYGMLEEFVTMVTDVVPELLNDSQRAQLILGLRARLVLELCLSKPFTDLQTIQPHLDRIQTLTPLWGTQATDAEVGLSESNFLGLVQTLLKDPNEREHFFQDVFPVEFGPSYDAAIQKLMWQFLSRLEKLLPVSNFQQVALLLSDSPSLLEECVESVSHPQQLKTLLQYHRDLGQLDNHDTLSSSDGDCILSALCLPPVERVVIATEQTDSETHVSSLNVFIDTFTKELEVDSATLVKFTEMEPGTSMDVIEEERVECKRKEKASSVINDEEEDNSEFAETEELEPVYETVLVLGEDGKMAPLVKTNKLKGLKRDSNEASGMPDGEKHRTPSPPQMKSIDVSDTIISSMLHKPSVELQRIDTANLTLPLKPVRRNRGRKMKTLLARELKQTKTEFSEQKKRACKRVKTPQNPNMCTVCGRVLSRFSDMKKHMQTHKNGRTYQCRNCQKTFKHLYTLQTHRKSCLFGTGQQEEVPCGEGTSAPFTMCEAEFAQSSIDRRTCKVCGKIVHRIGYLSTHMKIHSANRHYSLGEEKAVQKASPEGEDTEPSSGVTLEATLEDSDSSSTGTPQDPSYDPELSQIKIPKCSSTAKKSNRKTFQKPKHMCRICGKYVTAGAFEYHMRTHSGERPFSCPHPQCGMKFIHSGGLRVHLRRYCKVRTVDAAELDSFNIRFECDKCEKTFTIQSKLRKHKLIHGPLYCTGCRKVLPDLETLTRHKLWHRPVQCSMCEESFMLTNLRTHYLDVHKFSGPFVCTHCPKSYKKFHSLIKHEMVHTGNLPLQCSQCPKRFIYNYDLVEHEKRHSDDRPCLCWECGKAFCTNIDLKQHMQNSHGEKSTECRFPCRHCGKPFRLSNSRANHEKTKHGGVRYPCTYCGKQFVCANALKRHDLIHTGERPFKCNHKSCDKAFRSRAELRIHMRYHTGERPFKCNVCGKGFVQANYLTTHYRTHTGEKPYSCSLCDKSFNYHDSLKRHMSTHSNEKPYKCLDCGKAFERKTLLNVHKRSCTSLLKC is encoded by the exons TtccacctcttcctctccctgctctgcGCCTCATGGTCCCACCACTGCGGCTGGTCTCAGCAGCCATCTGGCAAACGATCCAGCAGAGACGCGTGATGGATTATGGGATGCTGGAGGAGTTTGTTACCATGGTCACAGATGTGGTTCCAGAGCTTCTGAATGACAGTCAGAGGGCCCAACTTATTCTGGGTCTTCGAGCAcgg CTGGTCCTGGAGTTGTGTCTCTCGAAGCCGTTCACAGACCTCCAGACCATTCAGCCACACCTGGACAGGATACAGACCCTTACACCCCTCTGGGGGACACAA GCGACTGATGCAGAGGTGGGATTATCTGAATCCAACTTCCTGGGGCTGGTTCAAACCCTTCTGAAAGACCCAAATGAGAGGGAACATTTCTTCCAG GATGTTTTTCCTGTGGAATTTGGTCCCAGTTATGATGCAGCCATACAGAAACTCATGTGGCAATTCCTTTCGAGACTGGAGAAGCTACTTCCTGTGTCAAACTTCCAACAG GTTGCCTTGCTGCTCAGcgactccccctctcttcttgaGGAATGTGTTGAGTCAGTGTCTCACCCTCAGCAGCTGAAAACCCTGCTTCAGTACCACAGAGACCTCGGCCAGCTGGACAACCATG ATACTCTGTCTTCTTCCGATGGGGACTGCATTCtctcagctctctgtctccctccagtaGAAAGGGTGGTGATTGCAACCGAACAGACAGATTCAGAAACGCACGTATCATCCTTGAATGTCTTTATTGATACATTCACCAAAGAGTTGGAGGTGGACTCTGCAACACTGGTAAAGTTCACAGAGATGGAACCCGGGACAAGTATGGATGTaatagaagaggagagggtggaatGTAAGAGAAAGGAAAAAGCATCCTCAGTTATTAATGATGAGGAAGAGGATAATTCAGAGTTTGCTGAGACTGAAGAGTTAGAACCAGTGTATGAAACGGTGTTGGTTTTAGGGGAAGATGGGAAGATGGCGCCGTTAGTCAAAACCAATAAACTCAAAGGGCTCAAAAGAGACAGTAATGAGGCCAGTGGCATGCCTGATGGAGAAAAACACCGAACACCTAGCCCTCCACAAATGAAAAGCATAGACGTATCTGATACGATCatatcctccatgcttcacaagcCCTCAGTGGAGCTACAAAGGATTGACACCGCTAACCTGACATTGCCCTTAAAACCAGTGAGAAGAAACAGGGGGCGCAAGATGAAGACATTGCTAGCACGAGAATTGAAGCAAACCAAAACTGAATTTTCAGAACAGAAAAAACGTGCCTGCAAGAGAGTTAAAACACCCCAAAACCCCAATATGTGCACAGTGTGTGGACGTGTCTTATCCCGCTTTTCAGACATGAAAAAGCACATGCAAACCCATAAGAACGGTCGCACCTATCAGTGTCGCAATTGTCAGAAGACTTTCAAGCACTTGTACACTTTGCAAACTCACAGAAAGTCATGTCTGTTTGGAACTGGGCAACAAGAGGAGGTTCCCTGTGGAGAGGGCACTAGTGCTCCGTTTACTATGTGTGAGGCAGAATTCGCACAATCCTCAATAGACCGTAGAACGTGCAAGGTGTGCGGCAAGATTGTGCATCGCATTGGATACTTGAGTACCCACATGAAGATTCACTCTGCGAATCGTCACTATTCACTCGGAGAAGAGAAAGCAGTCCAGAAAGCGTCACCTGAGGGAGAAGACACAGAGCCGTCCAGTGGTGTTACTCTTGAGGCAACACTTGAGGACAGTGACTCATCCTCCACCGGTACTCCCCAGGACCCATCTTACGACCCAGAACTCAGCCAGATCAAAATACCAAAGTGCTCCAGCACAGCAAAGAAGTCAAACCGAAAAACCTTCCAAAAACCAAAACATATGTGCCGTATTTGTGGTAAATACGTGACTGCTGGAGCCTTTGAGTATCACATGAGAACTCACTCAGGTGAGCGCCCTTTCTCCTGCCCTCATCCTCAGTGTGGGATGAAGTTCATACACAGCGGAGGTTTGAGGGTCCATCTCAGACGCTATTGCAAGGTTCGGACAGTTGACGCTGCTGAGCTCGACAGCTTCAACATACGTTTTGAGTGTGACAAATGTGAGAAGACATTCACGATCCAATCAAAACTGAGGAAACACAAACTTATCCACGGCCCGCTCTACTGCACAGGGTGCAGGAAGGTATTGCCTGACTTAGAAACTTTAACCAGACACAAGCTTTGGCACAGGCCCGTTCAGTGCAGCATGTGTGAGGAGAGCTTCATGCTCACAAACCTCAGAACACACTATCTGGATGTCCATAAGTTCAGCGGACCGTTCGTCTGCACCCACTGTCCGAAAAGCTACAAGAAGTTCCATTCCCTCATCAAACACGAGATGGTTCATACCGGGAACCTCCCCTTACAGTGCTCCCAGTGTCCAAAGAGATTCATCTACAATTATGACCTAGTCGAACACGAGAAAAGGCACTCTGACGACAGGCCTTGTCTCTGCTGGGAGTGTGGCAAGGCCTTCTGTACCAACATTGACCTGAAACAACACATGCAGAATAGCCATGGTGAAAAATCCACAGAGTGTCGTTTCCCGTGTCGCCATTGTGGGAAACCCTTCAGGCTTAGTAATTCCCGTGCGAACCACGAGAAGACTAAGCATGGCGGGGTGCGTTACCCGTGTACGTACTGTGGCAAGCAGTTTGTTTGTGCAAATGCATTGAAAAGGCATGATCTGATTCACACGGGGGAGAGACCTTTTAAATGCAATCATAAGAGTTGTGATAAGGCTTTTAGGTCGAGAGCTGAACTGAGGATACACATGAGATACCATACTGGAGAGCGGCCGTTCAAGTGCAACGTCTGTGGAAAGGGCTTTGTTCAAGCCAATTATCTCACTACACACTACCGGACTCATACAGGGGAAAAGCCGTATTCATGTTCCCTCTGTGACAAAAGCTTTAACTACCATGACTCCCTGAAGAGACACATGTCTACACACTCAAACGAGAAGCCTTATAAATGCTTGGACTGTGGAAAAGCTTTCGAACGTAAAACTCTGTTGAATGTACATAAAAGATCATGTACATCATTATTGAAATGTTAA